CTTCGGCCGATCTGCTGTAATCCATAGGAAATCGAATACTTCATGCCGCGCCAACGCGACACGCTGGAACTAGACGTTCTTTTCGTCGGCGCGGGACCGGCAAGTCTTGGCGGCGCGATCAGGCTCGCGCAATTGTACGCCGAGCATAACGCCGCCGTCAAAGCCGGTACTCGTCCGGGGCCCGAACTGAGCGCCGAGAACATCATGGTGGTGGACAAGGCGGCCGCGATCGGCGATCACGGCATCTCGGGTGCAGTGCTCGATCCGCGCAGCATGCGTGAACTCTTCGGTGATTTTTTGTCAGCCGGTTGTCCGCTCGAGGGTCCGGTCACAAGCGAGTCCTTCTGGCTCCTGACCAAAGGCGGACGCATTCAAGCGCCGGTCATGCCGCCTGGCATGGACAATCACGGCAACTACGTCGCCAGCCTGAATAAGCTTGTGAAGTGGATGGCGGAGAAGGCCGAAGCACTCGGCGTGCAGGTCTTTCCGGAATTCCCCGGTCAGGAGTTGCTCTTCGAGGGCGACAAGGTCGTCGGCGTGCGCATCGGCGACAAGGGTGTCGACAAGAATGGCAACCCGAAACCGAATTTCGAGCCCGGCCCAGACCTGATGGCGAAAGTCACTGTGTTAGGTGAGGGCCCGCGTGGCACGCTTGCCAAGCAGCTCGCGCGGAAGATCGACATTGTGGCGGACAAGAATCCGCAGACATACGCCATTGGAATCAAAGAGCTGTGGCAGATGCCGGCCGGCTCGACGCCGCCCGGTCAGGTCATTCACACCGCGGGTTTTCCGTTGGACAACTCGACGTTCGGCGGCGGATTCATCTATTCGATGGCCGGCGATATTTGGGATATCGGGCTCGTCGTGGGGCTCGACTATCGAAATCCGCGCTTGGAACCTCACGCGAACTTCCAGGCGATGAAGACCCACCCGAATATCGCTAAACTCCTATCGGGCGGAACGATGATCCGCTACGGCGCGAAGGCCATCCCCGAAGGCGGCTGGTGGGCGATGCCGAGGCCGTTCGTCGATGGTGCGCTGCTCGTCGGCGACACCGCGGGCATGCTGAATCCCATGCGGCTGAAAGGCGTGCATACCGCGATCAAGTCTGGAATGCTCGCCGCCGAGACGATCTACGACGCGCTCGGCGCAGGCGATACATCGGTCGCGACGCTCTCAGCCTACCAGACGAAGATCGAAGGGTCTTGGCTTCGCTCGGAGCTTTACGCTGCGCGCAATTTCCACCAGGGCTTTAAACACGGCTTGTTCGCCGGGATGGCGAACGTCGGGTTCGGCTCGATCACGCGCGGGCGTGGGTTCGGCGTCATCGATCGACTTTCAAACGAGCCGGGTCACGAGCGGATGGAAAAGCTCACCGACTATTTCGGCCGCAACGTACCGGGATTGGCCGCGCCGAAGTACGACGGCAAGCTCACGTTTTCCAAACTCGACGACGTTTTTCGAAGCGGCACCACGCACGAAGAGAATGCGCCGTGCCATCTTCACGTGGCCGACACCGATGTGTGTGCGAGCCGCTGCGCCTCCGAGTACGGCAACCCGTGTCAGTTCTTCTGCCCGGCGGCGGTCTACGAAATGGTACCGGCGGCGGTCGACGCACACAAGATTGAAAAGGATGGCTTTGCAGACAGCGGCAAACGCTTGCAGATCAATTTCGCGAACTGCGTGCACTGCAAGACCTGCGACATCATGGATCCGTATCAGATCATCGATTGGGTGCCGCCGGAAGGCGGCGGCGGCCCCGTCTATACCGGGATGTAAACGAACGCACATCCGGCTAACCTCTTTGAAGGGGCCGACGCCAGTCGGCCCTAGCAAACGCAACGTGGGCCGACTGGCGTCGGCCCCTTCATTGCGGTCCGTTCCGGTTTGTTCGATCGGTTATTGCTGCGCGAAGGTCTGTTCGAAGAGCGCATTGACCCAGCCGAAGCGCTCGCGCGTGAACCGGCGCGGATCGTTGACATCGAACGATTCATGCAGCGCCCCATCGCCCGCTTCCGAGTCCGCGAGCTCGCGGAGAACTCGCCCGCGTTCCGGACTGCTCGCCGCGGTGCGATATTGCACGACGAGGCTCATCGGCCAGACGAAATTGACCGGCGTGTGTGGGCTGCCCACGCCTGAGGCGTAGCGTCCGCGGTAGTAATACGGATTCGCTGGGCTAAGAACGAACGCGCGCGTATTCTTGTACGCGCGCTGATCGTATGCATAACCCAGTAGGGGGAGCGACAGCAGGCTCGGCACGTTGGCGTCGTCCATGAACTTCGCGTGGCCCAGGCCGTCGATCTCGTAGGCGTAGATATGGCCGCGCGCCGTCGGCAGGATGGCGAGCCGCGAAATCGCTGATTCGACGCGCTGCGCCATCGTGAGCGCTTGGTGCGCATCGGCTTCATCGCCGTAGCGTCGTTCGAAGATCGCCGCCATCTCGCGCAGCGTGACCGCCGCGAATGCATTCTCCGGGATGTTATAGTTGAACGCGACCGGGTCGTCGGACGGACGATAGGCGCTCCAGATCAAGCCGGTGCCGCTCGCCGCCGGGTGTTCGTTCCGATGGTACGTCGAGCGATCCGCATGGCTCTGCTCGTCGCTGATCGTCGCGAGTATGCGGCGGAGTTCGTTCTCGAACCCGGCGTCGTAGATCGACGTATCACCGGTCTGTTCGACATAGCGCTCGGCGAGCTTGACGGGGTAGCTGAGCGAGTCCAATTCGAACTTTCGCTCTGCCACGACGTAGTCCGCGCGGAACGCATTGGCGTACGGATCGGAGCGGATCATGCGCTCCTGACGCAAGATGACGCCGCGCACGAGTGCGCGATCGCGGCTGCTGTTGAGCGCCATCGCCTGGACGCTCGAGTCGCGCAACCACATGGCATCGATGTCGCCTGTGCTCACGTACGTTGTGCCGTCGGGCTGGTGGAAAAAGCAGGCGGCGTTCACTTCGGCCGCGCGGTGATAGCGCTGGGCGATCGTGGATGACTGCGCAGCGACAGCCGAGAGCAATATAGCTCCGATGATCGCCGTGACGTGTACGCGCATCTTCACCCTAGCTGCCTGCGGCGCCGCAGAGTGCGGCGGCCACTACAACAGGTTTCGGTCGTTGGACCCGCGACGCGCATAGATTGTTACCGCGGCCACGGTTCGACGAGGGGCGCCTCGTCGACGAGCCCGATATGAGCGATGTTGGCCCCGGGGTAGGCCAAAACGCCGTCCTCGAGGCCGATGATCCACGAATCTTCCGTGGCTCTGATCACGCCGTCGCCGATCGGACGCCCCCAGATGTCGCGAATCCCGGCCACGACGCCGCCCGAGCGGACGTAGTCGCCCGGCGCAACTCTATAGTCCAATATGCCGGCTTGACTGGAATACGGTCCGTCATCCCGGCGTCGCGTTCGTCCGTCGGGCGGCATCGGCAATGCCGGCATCGCCTCATTCGGACCATCGAGCATCTCAGCCCACCGGAGGACGTTGCGCAATCCGATCACGGCGGCGGCCACATTGGTCTCGTCGCTAATGGTATGACTGCCGAGCTCGACGGTGAAAGCGGGCCGACGCAATTCTTGAAGCGCGGCGCCCGTCGTGGAGCGGTGCAGTTCCTTGCCGACGTACTGCACGGCAGAATATTCGGCGACCGCAGCAAAGCCGAACGCCTTTACCATCGCGTCGAGCCGGGCGGACAGGGCTTCGGCCGCGGGTTTCTCCGATTCGTGGCGGTACAGCACGCGATCGCGAATGCTGAATGGGATCGAGAGGATCGATGCGCAATGCAAGTCGATATAGAAGTCGGCGCTTTCCTTCATGACTTCGAAGAGCCGCGCCGATTGCCGTTCGTAGACTGTCGGCTCGCGCAGCCGGTCATCGTCTTTGCGCAGACCGGGAAACGTGCGGTTCGGATCCCGATCGTCGTAATACGGATGCCGGCGGCGCGTACGCAATCCTGCGGGGTTGAGACTTGGAATGACCACGAGCGTGCCGCGCAAGTGATCGACGATAGGCGAGTCGAGCAGCCGGTGCAGCACTGCGATTCCCGCGACTTCGTCGCCGTGGATATTCGCCGTCAACCAGAAGACAGGGCCGCTCTCACGGCCCTGCGCGATGATCACAGCGAGTTGGTCGGCGCCCCCGGTAGGAAGAGGCACGCCGTCGAACGTGCCATACGAAATCGCTCCGGGAGCGGCGGAGCATGTGCCGACCGACAGTGCTTTCAAACGCACGCAAACGCAGTTCGCGCGCCCGCCCACCTGACCTCCAACCGCGTCCGAAAATAATTGTAGGGCGCGCCTTTATGGCGCGCCGAAAATAATTGTAGGGCGCGCCTTTATGGCGCGCCGAAACAAATGTATCGCGCGCCGGCGGACCATAAAGGTCCGCCCCACACGATCTCACACGGCGGACCATAAAGGTCCGCCCCACACGATGTAAAGGTCCGCCCCACACGAGCTCACGGCGGACCATAAAGGTCCGCCCCACATGATATTGGTCCGCCCTACACGATTTCGATGAGGTCGGCTGCGAACTGGTTGAGCAGCGAAAGGTCTTGGCCCCAAATCTGGCGCGCGTCGTTCGAGTGGGCCGCCAGCGCGTGCGGCGTATCGTCCTTTGCAACAAACGGCACCGCGGCCACGCATCGGATCCCAAAGCTTCGGGCCCGTTCGCGCCAGGGAGCGAACGACGCGTCGTGCACTTTGGCGATTGCCGGTTCGCGGCGGCGGATCGCTCGGCCGACCGGGCCGCCGCCTTCCTGGCGGTCGTCCCAACGCATCGGCAGTCCCTTGAGGTAGTCGATCGCCTCCCCTGCAGCCCCCACGACGGAAACGCTGCCGTCGGGCTCGCCGCGGCCGATCCAGACGAGCGAATAGCCGCGAGCCCGTGCTATGACCCCGCAGCATTCGTGCAGCAGATCATCGCGTTCGCTGTTCGAGTCGAGGGCGCGGCCAAATTCGGCGAGCGCCTCGTCGCGACGCAAGTCGTCGATGCGCAAGGGCATTCGCCGTTCGATGTGGCTCAGTTTCCCAACCATTTGATGACGGCGACCTGCTCGTCATCGATTTCGATGCTCACGGCACCGGACGGGAAACGCAGATTGGTAGGCCCGTTCGTCTTCAGGCGGACATGCAGCATCGACCGCTCCACGCGCTCGCCCTGGCGCGAGGTCTCGCGCAGCAGCAGCGTGCCGGAGCCGTCGACTCCCAGGTAATCATAGACAACGCTCTCGATAAAAGGTATGGGCGCGCGCGCGCCGGTCGTGTCGAATTCACGAGCGGAATCGCGATCTTGCTGCATCTTGATGTCGATATGGACTTCAGCGAACAACCGGTCGCCGATGGTCGCCCTGTGCGCCCCATTCTTAGGAAAAGCGAGCGTCGGCTCCCAACGCGATCGCCCTGCGCCGGCCGATGAATCGGCGAGCAGCGGTTCTGTGGTCCAGCGCCTCGATCTCGGCATAGTCGTCATCCTGTCAACGGCAATGCTGCGAAGCTCTTCGGTACGCGATACCGTCACGCGTACACGCTCCCCAATTCGTCATCGGCAATTTTCGCGTGAAATCGCGCGGTTGTCGGCCGGGACGTCGATATTTTAGGGGCCCGTCAGCCGTTCCACCACGCGCGCCCCGCAGGAGCGTTCGTAGAATTCGGTAGGCCCGACCGCGGGTATGATCGCATACGAAAAGCCGAGAGACCGCAACGAACAAAGCGCGTGCCGCGCGAGCGCGCCGCCGACTCCCCTGCCGCGCGCGCTCTTTTGTACGCCAAGCGGTCCGAAAATCCCGACATCGGTTCGCTCGAACCAATTGGTCAACCACCACCATCGGAAGAAGCGCTGATCGAAGGCGCAAAATCCAACCGGCGCGCCCTCGATGCAGGCAAACCAATTCCAGCCGGCGCCGGCCTCCGAAGCCCAGCTGCCGCCGAACGTCGATTCGATGAAGTCGCGTTCCGCCTCGGAGACTCCATGCCGCTTCTCCAATGCGATGCCCGCGGGCGCTTTGCGAATTTCTGCATCGTCTTGAAATTCCGGCCGCGTGAGATCGACCAGCATGTTGACGATCACGTTTCGTTGCTCGATTTCTTGCGCGCATGATTTGTCATGGAGAATTACTGACGATTGGCGGCTCGCGCGAGGTCGGCCCTATTCGTCGCGGGAAGTCGCCGTGATTCGTCTGTTGCTGGAGTCCCACCCTTGTCGCAACGCCCAGGCTCATCCGACGTCGGCATCGTAGGCCGGACGTTCGCCGCGCTTCGCCAT
The window above is part of the Candidatus Eremiobacteraceae bacterium genome. Proteins encoded here:
- a CDS encoding GNAT family N-acetyltransferase, whose translation is MIVNMLVDLTRPEFQDDAEIRKAPAGIALEKRHGVSEAERDFIESTFGGSWASEAGAGWNWFACIEGAPVGFCAFDQRFFRWWWLTNWFERTDVGIFGPLGVQKSARGRGVGGALARHALCSLRSLGFSYAIIPAVGPTEFYERSCGARVVERLTGP
- a CDS encoding glycoside hydrolase family 125 protein, producing MRVHVTAIIGAILLSAVAAQSSTIAQRYHRAAEVNAACFFHQPDGTTYVSTGDIDAMWLRDSSVQAMALNSSRDRALVRGVILRQERMIRSDPYANAFRADYVVAERKFELDSLSYPVKLAERYVEQTGDTSIYDAGFENELRRILATISDEQSHADRSTYHRNEHPAASGTGLIWSAYRPSDDPVAFNYNIPENAFAAVTLREMAAIFERRYGDEADAHQALTMAQRVESAISRLAILPTARGHIYAYEIDGLGHAKFMDDANVPSLLSLPLLGYAYDQRAYKNTRAFVLSPANPYYYRGRYASGVGSPHTPVNFVWPMSLVVQYRTAASSPERGRVLRELADSEAGDGALHESFDVNDPRRFTRERFGWVNALFEQTFAQQ
- a CDS encoding succinylglutamate desuccinylase/aspartoacylase family protein codes for the protein MRLKALSVGTCSAAPGAISYGTFDGVPLPTGGADQLAVIIAQGRESGPVFWLTANIHGDEVAGIAVLHRLLDSPIVDHLRGTLVVIPSLNPAGLRTRRRHPYYDDRDPNRTFPGLRKDDDRLREPTVYERQSARLFEVMKESADFYIDLHCASILSIPFSIRDRVLYRHESEKPAAEALSARLDAMVKAFGFAAVAEYSAVQYVGKELHRSTTGAALQELRRPAFTVELGSHTISDETNVAAAVIGLRNVLRWAEMLDGPNEAMPALPMPPDGRTRRRDDGPYSSQAGILDYRVAPGDYVRSGGVVAGIRDIWGRPIGDGVIRATEDSWIIGLEDGVLAYPGANIAHIGLVDEAPLVEPWPR
- a CDS encoding electron transfer flavoprotein-ubiquinone oxidoreductase; translation: MPRQRDTLELDVLFVGAGPASLGGAIRLAQLYAEHNAAVKAGTRPGPELSAENIMVVDKAAAIGDHGISGAVLDPRSMRELFGDFLSAGCPLEGPVTSESFWLLTKGGRIQAPVMPPGMDNHGNYVASLNKLVKWMAEKAEALGVQVFPEFPGQELLFEGDKVVGVRIGDKGVDKNGNPKPNFEPGPDLMAKVTVLGEGPRGTLAKQLARKIDIVADKNPQTYAIGIKELWQMPAGSTPPGQVIHTAGFPLDNSTFGGGFIYSMAGDIWDIGLVVGLDYRNPRLEPHANFQAMKTHPNIAKLLSGGTMIRYGAKAIPEGGWWAMPRPFVDGALLVGDTAGMLNPMRLKGVHTAIKSGMLAAETIYDALGAGDTSVATLSAYQTKIEGSWLRSELYAARNFHQGFKHGLFAGMANVGFGSITRGRGFGVIDRLSNEPGHERMEKLTDYFGRNVPGLAAPKYDGKLTFSKLDDVFRSGTTHEENAPCHLHVADTDVCASRCASEYGNPCQFFCPAAVYEMVPAAVDAHKIEKDGFADSGKRLQINFANCVHCKTCDIMDPYQIIDWVPPEGGGGPVYTGM
- a CDS encoding GAF domain-containing protein, coding for MPLRIDDLRRDEALAEFGRALDSNSERDDLLHECCGVIARARGYSLVWIGRGEPDGSVSVVGAAGEAIDYLKGLPMRWDDRQEGGGPVGRAIRRREPAIAKVHDASFAPWRERARSFGIRCVAAVPFVAKDDTPHALAAHSNDARQIWGQDLSLLNQFAADLIEIV